The sequence AACTGAGTCTGTCTCTCAACCGAGCTGCCTGTTCATATCGCTCTTCGGCAATGGCTTTTTGGAGTTGTTGTGCCAGTTTTTGTTGCAATGTGATTGGACGGTCGCGTTCTATTTCTTCGGCCCATTCCGAAAGGGCTTCGATTTCTTCGTCTGCTTCAATACCGGAATTTACCACACATGCTTGAATTTTGTCGATTCCTTCTTCAATGTGATTCAGGGCGCCGGAATGATCGCCTTGTTGCAAACAAATTTCACCCCGCGCACGGGTGTGAACCATGAGTACGTAAGGCCGATAGTGTTCAAATATTTCCCGGTCTTGTTCATTTTTAGCATAAGCCCGCACGAGATCCAGTAGTGCCAGATTGTGGGCGGTGTCGCGCGCGACTGCTTCAAAATCGCCCAACCGCATCAGACAGACATAGCGGTGATAGAATAACAATCCCTCCTGGCTCAGTTCGAGGCATGCCTCTCTGTCGAGGTAAAAGTTTTCATCTGTGCCAGATTGAGTTTGTTCGGCTTCAAGCTGGTCTAAATAGTATTCGAGCAATGAAAAATGGCCGTGCGGACGCGTTCCGTCGGGCCGATCATTTAATTCCATTTGCATTACACCCAGATCTACGCGTACTTGCAATTTTTTCCGTCCGTCCAGGCCCTGAATTTTGCGTACACAAATATCGGTGGGGTCATAATCCCAGTTAGACAAAAATGGGCTGAGGTCGCGTTTCATTATTTTTCCTTTTTTTAGTCAGGCTGTAAATGTCGGGGAAATATGGAGAAAACCCCGTCAAATGTCAACCCGTTTGCAAAGGCTACATTGCTTGACAAGTACATCTGGCGGGCGTTATTTTGGGGTGTCCATTACAGTTGGAAGGCTCTGAATAGCTATGTCTAAATCTGATAATGAAGGTACTGTTATCCGTCATCACCTCGGCAATTATGTCGTCCAGACTGCCGATCGCGTGGTGATGTGCGCGCTGTCAACTCGTTTGCGGAAGCAACTCGAATATCCCGAAGCGGCGCCGGGTTCGCGCCGCCGCCGCGTGCAGTCGGTCAGACGGGTGCGAGTGATTGATCCGGTTGCGGTTGGGGATCGCGTGGTTTTTTCTGAGGGTGCGGATAATAGGGGTATGATCCGCGAGGTGCGTCCCCGCAGCAATAAGGTTTCTCGGCGTGCGTCTGGCGGGTCTTATAGGGAGCAACTCTTAGCTGCCAATGTCGATCAGGTTGTTCCCATTGTGTCTGCGGCTGAGCCAGCTCCGGACTGGATTTTGCTGGATCGCATGATAGGTATTGCGGAGTGGCAGCAGATACCCGTGTCTCTGTGTCTCAATAAGCTCGATCTCGCCGATGAGGCCTGGGCAGATCGGGTTATGGGTCCTTACAGGGCGATGGGATATCCCGTGGTTCATACCAGTATTATTTCCGATGCGGGTAAAGAGGCGTTTTACGATCTTCTGCGCGGGAAGATTACTCTGTTTATGGGGGCTTCTGGCGTTGGAAAATCGAGTTTGCTCAATTGGTTGCAACCCGGGTTGCAGTTGCGTACAGGACCTGTTAGCAAAGCTACGGGCGAGGGCATCCATACGACGACCCATACGGAACTGGTCGCGCTTGATGGGGGAGGGTTTGTCGGCGATATGCCCGGTGTTCGGGAGTTTTATCTGTACGATATAAGTCCCGAAGATGTTCCCGTTCTTTTTAGAGATTTTCACCCGTTTCTGGGCGGGTGCCGCTTTCGCGATTGTTCGCATGTCCACGAACCGAATTGCGCGGTGAGGGCGGCTGTGGATGATGGGGAGATCGCGCTTCAGCGCTACGAGAGCTATCTGAGGCTGCGGAAGCGGCCTTGACTGAGAGGTCAGACGGTGGTGGTCAGGCGGGACGGCACAGGGACCGTCCCCTACAGTTGGACAAGATTATTGTATGTAGGGGTGGGTCCCCGTGCCCGCCCGTTGATAGATCAAAAAACTCGTTTCATAAATAGAGATAAAAACGCTTCGGCATTGACGTGCATCGCGCAGTTGACGGGTTCTCCAAGACGATAGGGCGAGGGCAGGCCGCGGCGGTCTGTGACGACCTGGCCCATGGTGAGGTCGCCCGATGTTTCTATGTCGATGTACAGGGTTTCTGAGCGGAGGAGTTCGGGTGCGATGGCTGCGCCTACGGCGAGTGGATCGTGCAGGTACACGATTGGCTCGCGTCCGAGTTGTCGATAGAGTGCGAATACGTTTTGTACGGCATCGACGACGAATTGAGATGCGACTGTTTTCAGGGGTGCGATCTGGTTTTCGATATCTGTTTCGGATAATACGACCTGACGCGTTGCGTCCAATGGTACGATCAGTAGTGCTGCGTTCGAATGGACGACTATCTGGGCAGCGTGGGGATCGGCGTAAAAGTTGAATTCTGCGACGGGTGTTGAGTTGCCCGTTTCTGCAATGACGCCGCCCATTACGATTACCTGTTTGGCTTTTTGAAGCGTTCCCGGCTGGCGCTGTTCTGCCAGTGCCAGATTTGTCAGGGGTCCGACGGCTATTATTGTGATTTCGCCCGGTTGTTCGGATAGGGTTTGCACCAGGAAGTCAACGGCGTCGCCTTTTATCTTTTGGGATGGTTCTGGCAATACGGCTTGTCCCATGCCGCTTTCACCGTGGACTTCGGTGGCAAATACGGGGTCGCGTTTCAAGGGCTGGTCCGCACCCTCATAGACGGGTATTTCTGTGCGGTCCAATAGTTGCAATAGTCCCTGTGCGTTGCGCGTGCCGGTGTTGAGAGGGACGTTGCCGCTTACTGTGCAGATGCCTATTACGTCGAGTTCCGGGGATCCCAATGCCAGCATGATGGCCAGCGCGTCATCTACGCCGGGATCGGTGTCTAAGATTGTGGGTTGTCTGTTCAATGGTCGCTCCATTCGGTTACGCTATGCATGAAGCCGTCATCGCGGCAGGATGTTAGCCGCGATCCAGAAGGTTTTGCCGTTCTCTAAATCCCGTATAATGGTTCGTATTTTGCCCTGAGATGCCGCATTAAGGGTTCGTGGCTCAGGGGTTTTCCGGTTACGACTTCGATGAGTTCATTTGCGTGGTAGCGCTGTCCCTGCGAATAGATTTTTTCCGTTAGCCAGTTCTTCAGGGGGTCGAATACGCCTTCGGCAAATTGTGCATTCAGGTCGCCTACTTCTTGGCGCGCTTGTTCAAAGAATTGCGCGGCGTACAAATTGCCCAGGGCATAGGTTGGAAAGTACCCTATCCCTCCTCCGCTCCAGTGTATGTCTTGCAAGCACCCCAGGGTATCGTCCGGGGGTGTTAGTCCCAGATATTTTTCAAATGTTTCGTTCCAGACGCCGGGGATATCTTCGGCTTTTAATCCGCCATCAATCAGTGCTTGTTCGAGTTCAAAGCGCAGCATGATGTGCAAGTTGTACGTGGCTTCGTCGGCTTCTACGCGGATATATGAGGGGGCGACGGCGTTGATTGCGGCGTAGAAGTCGCGTTCAGATACGTCGTTTAGTGCGTCTGGGAATGCGGCTTGCACTTTGGGGTAGAAGTGTGTCCAAAATGCCTCACTGCGGCCGACGAAGTTTTCCCACATGCGCGATTGCGATTCGTGTATGCCCAGGGATACAGATCCTCCCATGGGTGTGCCGTAATGTTCGTCGTTTAAGCCCTGGTCGTATATGCCGTGGCCCGCTTCGTGCATGATGCTGAAAAATGATTCGGAAAAAAAGTGTGTGTTATACCGCGTGGTCAGGCGGGTGTCGCCCGGTCCAATGCCGCTGCAAAATGGGTGGGTGGTGATGTCTAAGCGCCCGTAGTCAAAGTTGAACCCGATTTGCGCGGCTGCGGTTTTTCCAAATTCTTCTTGTTGGTCTATGGGATATGTGCGTGTGAGGATATTTTCATCGGGTTTTTTGCCGGATTCGGCGATTGCACCTACGAGTTCGACGAGTTCGTCGCGCAAGCCCGAGAAGACCCGGGTCAGGTTTTCAGTGGTTTCGCCGGGTTCGTAGTCGTCTAATAGCGTGTCGTAAGATGTTTCGCCTGTGTTCAGCGCACGTACTTGTTGATGTTTTAGTTCGAGGATCTTTGTGAGGTGGGGTTGAAACAGGGCGTAGTCCGATTTTTCGCGGGCTTCTCGCCATGCTTGCTGCGAGATGGTGGCTACGCGGGCGAGTTCTTCGACGAGGGACCGGGGTAGTTTGACAGCTCGATCATAGCCTCGACGGAGTTCCCGTACGTTGACTGCGGCTTCGGAATACGGGTCAGATATTAGATCGCTGTTTTCTATTTCTGCGAGATAGTCGCCAATTTGAGGGGCGGTTACGCGCTCGTGTATCATGCCCATGAGCAATGCGAGTTGCTCGGCGCGATGCCCGGCTCCGCCTTTGGGCATGTAGGTCTGTTTGTCCCAACCCAATACACTGGCACAGGATCCCAATAGGGAGATTTGTTTTATTTCTGCGATTAGCTGCTGATATGTGGATTTGACATCGGCCATTTTTGCTCCTTGTGATGGTTTTTCAATGCGACGCACAGTAGGACAAAATCTACGTACCTACCATGCACCCGTCAAGCGCAAATACGGTTCTTCAAGTATCCGTCGCGCCTCTGATCTCAAAAGCCGGAAATTTGACGCAAAGTCAGAAAAGCACTTGAAAGAATACACAATTCTGAGTATGCTTTGAGAGTCTTGTCTTGTTACGAGGTGCACCGCGCAGAAATTGATCGCGATATTCGAGAGAGGGGCTTTTGTGGAGAATGGGAAACCAGAATCGATGCAGGAATATCGAAGATGGCTAAGGGAAAACCAGCAGGTGTCTATTGATACGCGGACCGAAAATCACTACAATTTTGTGGCCAATAAGATACGGCAAGATTTTCAATCATCTGAAATCTGGCAAAAATTCGTTGCTCAATTACAGGAACTCAACCAGACCTATGCAAATGAGACATTATGAAACAGGAATTTACCGAGTACTTCGAATCGTTGGGGATGCGTCGTCCTTACCTTGACCGCACTGAAGAACTTTATCGCGTGGCCGACCAAATGTCGCCGGAGAAGATTAAGGATGTGTTTGTAAGTGAATATCTGGATGATGGCGTCAGGACGCCCCAAAGCGTCTGGTTTTTTACTTCTGACTTAGGTTATGCTATTGAGGCGCACTTTATCGATAATGACCAGATAGACATCTTTACGATTAAGGGTAGAGTAAAAAATATTGTTGTTCGCAAGAAGGACTACGATTTTAAGTCAGCTACTGAAAAATCGAGACTTAACGTGCGATTGAAGACGGATTTAGATATAGAAAGGGAAATGAAAGCATCTAAAGAAAACTGCGACTGTCTTTGGCGCATCGTTCTGACCCATTTTAAAAATAACCTCCTTTACTGACCAGATTGACAGGCAAATTCATTATGGACAATAAATTTCCAGGGACATCCAGTCGCTCCAATGGAACGCCTAAAACCAGATTCGCAACACATGTCTGCACTATCCATTATCGCACTTAAAATCAAAAAAACACCCGGTGTTTGCGGTGGCAGGGCATGTGTGGGCAACACGCGCATCCCCGTGTGGACGCTGATTGGCTTTCTTCATCAGGGCGCGACCGATGAAGATATGATACAGGCTTATCCTGCACTCACTATTGATCATCTGAATCTCGTGCGGGAATACTACAAGACGCATCGCGCAGAAATTGACAGCGATATTCGAGAACAAGAAATGCCTATCCGTGTGGAGAGATTATCGTGACGGCAACAAGCAGTGTAGAAATTCTACAAAAGTTGATAAAGAATCCCCCGGAAGAAAAGGAAGATGAAGCAGTAGCTGCTGAAATCCTTGTAAATGATTTTTATTCTTTTCAAGATACTTTGCTCAATATTCACGCTCTCTCTCTTTTTGTTCAGGGTCTTGATAGAGAGGAAGTTTTACGACATATTTCAAATAAATCTTGGATTGAACAACATGAGATTCTCACGCGATGGGCATGGATGACAAGCCAGAAAGAAGAGATACAAAAGGGTACACCATTTAATTCTCCATACTTGTGTAAAGTTGACCGTAAAGTGGGACGCAAAACTCTTGACCGGGAGTTTTACACTTTTCGATTATTTTTGCCGGGGTATTGTAAGGATACCAAAACAGAGTATTTGTTTTCTGAAAAGCTTCAGTCTTCCAATGATCCTCCTGATTTCGTGGCAGTAGATAAACAGAACAATAAAATAGGTATTGAGATTACGGAAGCACCATTAAATGAGGGGTCCAGTTACCAAGAGAAACAGGGAGAAATCGTAAGGCAAAAACTCGAAGAGGATTTTCCACGCTTAAACTGCATTATTGGAACTGTTGATGGTAATGATCAACCCGATTGGGCAGAACTACTAAAAAATTACGAAGAGCTTAGCAGATGGGTAGGTAAAATATCTGGATTGGATAAATCTAAAATTTTTCATCATCCTCATCTCAAAATACGGGTACGGGTGTCAATATTAAAATGTAGCATTGAAATTCCGATCGGTCATCGGTCCGCTGGCAATAGAGACGAGCATAAAGCAAGCAAAGCTATCTGTAAAGCAATCGCAAGAAAAGTAGAGAAGAACAGTACCCCAAAAATTAAACCCTGTATTCTTGTCATTTATGAGAATACGGACTTAAAGATTATAGATAAAAAATTAGTGGTTGACCTGGTCTCAGAAAATCTGGAAGCGCAATGGCAAAATTTGTATGAAGGAGTTTGGCTCGTTATAAGGGGCTGTGTATTCAAAATTTGTGAATAAGAGAAAGAGCTTTGATGCCGTTGCTATCTTTAACAGATGAAGCCCTTGTGCAAGTTGCTGATGCACGTTTTATCGAACTCGACAAAGCGAAAAAATAAGTTAAAAAAATGCCCAATTTCTTGTTTTGGAACACACACGGAAAACAAATTCATGATCAGGTAAGGACACTTGCTATTGAACGAAATGCAGCTCTCATCATTTTGGCAGAGTGTAAACTGGACATTGCTCGTCTCGTTGAGTTACTAAACAGAGAGAGTTCACAACAAAGAGAGAGTTCACAACAATACGAAACCAGTCTGTACGAATTATCACCGAAAAAATTGGTGTTTATTCATAATTCAGTGGTGAAAGAATTTCATCTCATAAGAGATTCGTCATTCGGATCATTTGGCGTATTCAACACAGAGAAAGGCAAAGAGGTTATTATCGCAGCTATACATTTCCCGAGTAAACGAGACCGCGACGATTTTGATTTTAATGTTTCCGCAGAAGAATTTCGCAAAGAGTTAGAGAAAGTGGAAAGAGAAAGGGGGCATTCTCGATCCGTTATTGTAGGCGATTTCAATATGAATCCTTTTGAAGACGGTATGATTGCTGCCAAATGTCTCCATACAGTTATGGACTGTGAAATTGCAAAGAAGCGAGGACGAACAGTACAGGGTCGCTTTTACAAATATCTATACAATCCCATGTGGGGAAGAATGGGAGATACTTCACCGGGACCGCCGGGAACCTATTTTTATAATAGGTCTGCACAAAGAAACTATTTTTGGCACACATTTGATCAAGTCTTGATACGACCCGATTTAATCCCTAACTTTCCAAGCGAGAAACTTGAAGTGGTGCAATCAATCAATGCGACTTCTCTTTTGACAAAATCAGGTCGTCCACGCAAGAGCATCTCTGATCATTTACCGCTTGTTTTTGCTATTGAATAACCCGACTGGAGGATGTTATGATCAAAGAAGACTATTGGGGAAACTTGACCACCAAAAAGTCAAAGGATTCTCCGAGACAAATTCTTGAGGAACAGGTGGCGATTTTGGAAGATAAAACGGAAAATCAATTGACAGGCTCCGTAGCTTCTCAAACTATTGGCAACCGCATGCGAACAACGCTTGCCGTCATCGCTCCTGGGTTAGATTATCGGTTAGACTTGGTTACCATTGATCATGATGTGAACGCGGAAGGTTTTTATCCACTACGAATTGAAAATAATCTGACGAACACGAGGGCATCGTGTGAAAAAGAAGATATGTTCAAAGTCAAATTGAAAGAGATCCTTTCTTCTTCGCAGACAACCAGTACGCTACAGAAATTACTTGAAGCTATTCCTATGCCATCTCGTGTCTCGGTTTACTCTGATCGCGGGTATCCAATATCGGAAGCAACCGTGGTGGCTATCGCGGACAATAGTACAACAAAGTCCGCCAAAACAGATCAAGACGGTGTTGCTCACCTTTTCATAGCGACTACACGCCCTTATAAGCTTTTGATAGCACATCACGACTTTCCAGGACTAATAGTTGATTCATGGGATTCTTCCGAAGCTGTTGACGTTACTTTGCCTTCAGCTAAAAATACGGGTTCTGTAATCTGCATGAGCACTGGCTACATTCCTAACTTAGCGGGACGACTGAATCCCATCTTAGATAGCAACAACAGAACCTATTTATATGCTGAAAACATCGCTATCAATGGGGGCGAGAACCAACCTGTCAAGTTCAAAGTCAATGAGGCTTTTGGACTTGAAGATAGCAACGGTGTGGTCATGCAAGTCCGAGTGCTTTACATTCAAGGTCGAACGTCTTTGCTTGAATATACCAAAATAGAATAGAGTTAATTTCGATGATTAAAATGACAGACAACGAGATTAATGAAGTTCGCAGAATCCGACATGAAATTTCAGCGAGATTTGGACACGATATTGGACAATTGGTCGCCCATTATCAGAAGATAGAGAAAGAATTCAGGCGATCTGGCAAATACAAATTCGCTGATTTCAAAGAATCAGAGGGTGATGGTCAAACTTATTAAAGAGGTTGAAAGACTGGGGAAATTATCCGGTCATGTCATTGCCCATGCCTTGAAAGAAGGAATAGTACTCTATGAAAGAGGTTGATGAGGCGCGTGCTATGCTTTCAATGGCGGAAAAAAATTTGCGTGCATTAAAAGGCATGGATGATGCGACAGTATTTTATGATGAAATTTTTGGTTTTCATGTTCAGCAGACGATAGCGAAATCGTTAAAAGCCTGGATTATCGCTATTGGTGTTGAGTTTCCATTCATCCACAATATCGCGAGATTGCTTGCGATTCTCGAAGAGAATGGATGTGATGTCGAGTCATTTTGGGATCTGGTCGAATATACAGCATATGCTGTTAATTTTCGATACGATGCCGCTGAAATGACGGATGACCCTTTAGACCGTCCTGATGCGTCAGAAAAAGCACAAAGGCTCTATGATCATGTTCGCAAGATTATTGATACGGCGCCGAAGAGTTGAAGCATCACAATCGGAAAATGATGCATGAAAAATAAACGCGATGTTATCCAGAGTCTTGTCGATGCGTTTCCAACAGAACCGGTGTGTGTGGCTGATGCGTTGTCCGACGGGCGGTTTTTTCTGGATGAGAAATACGATGCGCTGTCCCGGCGGCTCGGTGAGGTGTTCTGGTTGCCGGTGTCACATGCTTATGTCGTGTTCTGTTATGCGTATAGTGCGCTGTTTGGGATTCCCGATTTTACGCGTGAAGCCCTGGCGCGCCAGCCCGATCGGTTTTCACAAAAGCGTTTGGCGCTAACGATTCGCTCGACGAGTGGTTTTGTACTGGATGGCTTTGGCTATGACCGCCGTACGGAGCGGTATCGCAAAGATATTTATTGGCCCGGTCCGGTTATTCGCACTGTGCATGTGGAGAGTCCCAGGCACAACAAGGCGCGGATTTCCAATCCGGCAATGGCGTATTTTGGTTATCATCTCATCCGCGCGGCGGAATGGCTTTCTGTACATCGCGAGGATGCGGATTTTTCCAGAGAACGTCGTCGGCACTATGATTTTGTTGGTGACTTTTTCCGCACGGCTGATTATCCTTTTCCTGTGGATCGCGGAGAGGCGAGGGAATTTTCGAGGCAGGTTGATGGGTTGCTCGCCGGGGGTGACTGTGCGGATTGCTGGGACAACATCCGGCATGCAGCAAGAGATCTCGGCGTGGATCTCGATCTGGAAGATCTCGCGTCTTTTTTGCCTAAACGCACGGGTGCGTTTTTTAAACAGGTTATTTTATAATTAGGTTATAATAGGGAGGCATTCTATGTCGAAGATCACCGGCCTCTTTAATATGGTCGTTCACTCTTTTTTTAATCTTTTCAAAAGGAGGCGTCACATGGCCCGGATAGAAATTGAATATTGCGCATCTTGAGGCTATGAACCACAATCCGTCGGGATGACGGATCAAATTGTCAATGCGTTTAAGCAGGATATTGAAGCTATTACCCTGATTCCGTCCAGCGGTGGTCGCTTTGAGGTTACGGTTGATGGCGAACTGGTGTTCTCCAAACTCAAGGAGAAACGCTTTCCGGAATACGAGGAAATTCAACCGCATATTCAAAGCCGGATTTCGTGAATTGGGGATGCTGAAAATAAATGAGCCGGGGTAAAAAAACTCCGGCTCAAACTCAGGCGATTAAAATGAAACAATACAACGCTTGCTATACGCCAATTCCGTCGGGTTATATGGGGCAGTTGTTGGATTGGCCAGAAGTGGTGACAGAAGGGGCGACAATACAAGAATGCACAGAATTACTACAAGATGCTCTCAACGAAATGATACAAGCCTATAGCGAATTGGGGAAATCTATTCCCAAACTCTAATGCAAGGTTGCGGTTATGGAAACAGCCATTCGGGAAATGACGCGCAGAATTATCGAACAATTCAATCCCATAAAGATCGTTCTTTTTGGGTCTCATGCGCGGGGGACTGCTGTTTCGGACAGTGATATTGATCTTTTGGTCATCAAAAAAATAGAAGGCTCCAAACGCAAGGAGCGGGTCGCGATAGGCATAGCCCTCCACGATATCCGTGTACCAAAGGATATTATTGTTGCCTCGCCCGAAGAGGTTGCAAAACTCGGAAACACTGTAGGCACAGTATTATATCCCGCTCTGAAAGAAGGCAAAATACTATATGAAAAAACCCTCGCCTGAAACTATAGTACTGGTTAAAGTCTCAAGTCATCGACACAGCGCGTGAGTCCGTCTCGCAGCGGACATTGTTATTCCATTCCAAGGGTGCAGGCCACAGCATGGTGTACTATCACAGAAACGATTTGCGCTGTGTCAGCCCCTCGGCGTTTGAGAGCGGCATTTTTTGCCTACTTTTTGTTGCTGATGACAAAAAGTAGGTCGCCGAAGGCATGAAAAGAAAAATTTTAAAAAAACTTTATAGGTCGTTTCACCACAACAAATGAATTATACACCCCCCATTTAATCACGGAGGCTTTCATGAGCGATCTCAATGTCGGCATTGTTGGACTCGGCTGGGTAGCTGGAGCACATATTGATACGTTTAAGGCGGTCAACGGTGCAAATGTCACGGCGATATGTTCTCGCCGGGATCACAACGAAGATGATCTTGCAGCAGAATACGGCACGCCTTTGAAGGCGTATAAGAATTACGATGATATGATCGCAGATCCCGATATTCATATTATCGATATTTGTACGCCACACAAATTTCACGCGGATCAGGCGGTTGCGGCTGCCGAGGCGGGCAAACATTTGCTTATCGAAAAGCCTATATGTCTGTCTTATGAGGATCTCAAACGGGTGCGCGATGCGATTGTAGCAGCCGGTGTGCAGTCCTGTGTGTGTTTTGAGTGTCGCTTTAGTGCGCACTTTTCTATGATCCGCTCGATTATTGACGAGGGGTTGCTCGGCGAGTTGCACTATGGCGAGGTTGATTACTACCACGGGATTGGTCCCTGGTATGGTCAATTTGAATGGAATGTGAAGAAGGATTTTGCCGGGTCGAGTTTGCTCACCGCAGGGTGTCACGCTCTGGATGCGTGTCTGTTTTTTATGGATGGCGATGTGGAGGAGGTGACCAGCCTGGCTACGAGATCGAGGTCCGATATTTTTGAGCCGTATGAATACGATACGACCACGGTTTCTCTTCTCAAATTTGCCAATGGCAATGCGGCAAAGGTGACTTCGTGTGTCGATTGCTTGCAGCCCTATTATTTTCATATTCACCTCGTGGGTTCCGAAGGTAGCTTGCTGGACAATCGGATCTATTCGCACAAGTTGCACGGTATGAGCAAAGAGAGGTGGAGTACGCTGGAGACGTCGCTGATTGACTCTGGCGATGTGGCAGATCATCCCTATGAGCCACAGTTCCAGGCGTTTGTCGATGGTATCAATGCGAATGAGCCGATGCCGCGGACGAATTTTGATATTGCTTTTGAGACCCATCGCGTCAATTTTGCCGCCGATCTTTCGGCGTCGGAGGGGCGCACGGTCAAGCTTTCGGAATTTGACTGATGGGACGATGAGGATCGCAGAAACCCACTCGCGAAGATGGCGGGTGGGTTTTTTTTATGGGCGATTAAGAATGTGAATTTGATAGAGGAGGATGCCGCTTGCGACTGCAATGTTGAGCGATTCGACCGGGGCGGCCATGGGTATGGTGACGGTGTGGTGGGATAGGACGAGGAGGGCGGGGTCGATGCCAAAGGCTTCGTTGCCGAGGAGGAGGGCAACGGGGTTTTGGATTTGGAGATTGTGGAAGGAGATGCCGCTGGTGTGTGCTGCGATGATCTGGATGTTGCGCTGGCGAAGCTGGTGTAACAGGGCGGGTCCGTCCTGGAGGGGGAAGACGGGCATGCGAAAGATGGCGCCCATGGTGGCGCGCACGACTTTGGGGTTAT is a genomic window of Gemmatimonadota bacterium containing:
- a CDS encoding UvrB/UvrC motif-containing protein, coding for MKRDLSPFLSNWDYDPTDICVRKIQGLDGRKKLQVRVDLGVMQMELNDRPDGTRPHGHFSLLEYYLDQLEAEQTQSGTDENFYLDREACLELSQEGLLFYHRYVCLMRLGDFEAVARDTAHNLALLDLVRAYAKNEQDREIFEHYRPYVLMVHTRARGEICLQQGDHSGALNHIEEGIDKIQACVVNSGIEADEEIEALSEWAEEIERDRPITLQQKLAQQLQKAIAEERYEQAARLRDRLSSLEKNNL
- the rsgA gene encoding ribosome small subunit-dependent GTPase A, coding for MSKSDNEGTVIRHHLGNYVVQTADRVVMCALSTRLRKQLEYPEAAPGSRRRRVQSVRRVRVIDPVAVGDRVVFSEGADNRGMIREVRPRSNKVSRRASGGSYREQLLAANVDQVVPIVSAAEPAPDWILLDRMIGIAEWQQIPVSLCLNKLDLADEAWADRVMGPYRAMGYPVVHTSIISDAGKEAFYDLLRGKITLFMGASGVGKSSLLNWLQPGLQLRTGPVSKATGEGIHTTTHTELVALDGGGFVGDMPGVREFYLYDISPEDVPVLFRDFHPFLGGCRFRDCSHVHEPNCAVRAAVDDGEIALQRYESYLRLRKRP
- a CDS encoding nucleoside hydrolase, whose amino-acid sequence is MNRQPTILDTDPGVDDALAIMLALGSPELDVIGICTVSGNVPLNTGTRNAQGLLQLLDRTEIPVYEGADQPLKRDPVFATEVHGESGMGQAVLPEPSQKIKGDAVDFLVQTLSEQPGEITIIAVGPLTNLALAEQRQPGTLQKAKQVIVMGGVIAETGNSTPVAEFNFYADPHAAQIVVHSNAALLIVPLDATRQVVLSETDIENQIAPLKTVASQFVVDAVQNVFALYRQLGREPIVYLHDPLAVGAAIAPELLRSETLYIDIETSGDLTMGQVVTDRRGLPSPYRLGEPVNCAMHVNAEAFLSLFMKRVF
- a CDS encoding carboxypeptidase M32; its protein translation is MADVKSTYQQLIAEIKQISLLGSCASVLGWDKQTYMPKGGAGHRAEQLALLMGMIHERVTAPQIGDYLAEIENSDLISDPYSEAAVNVRELRRGYDRAVKLPRSLVEELARVATISQQAWREAREKSDYALFQPHLTKILELKHQQVRALNTGETSYDTLLDDYEPGETTENLTRVFSGLRDELVELVGAIAESGKKPDENILTRTYPIDQQEEFGKTAAAQIGFNFDYGRLDITTHPFCSGIGPGDTRLTTRYNTHFFSESFFSIMHEAGHGIYDQGLNDEHYGTPMGGSVSLGIHESQSRMWENFVGRSEAFWTHFYPKVQAAFPDALNDVSERDFYAAINAVAPSYIRVEADEATYNLHIMLRFELEQALIDGGLKAEDIPGVWNETFEKYLGLTPPDDTLGCLQDIHWSGGGIGYFPTYALGNLYAAQFFEQARQEVGDLNAQFAEGVFDPLKNWLTEKIYSQGQRYHANELIEVVTGKPLSHEPLMRHLRAKYEPLYGI
- a CDS encoding DUF433 domain-containing protein; the protein is MERLKPDSQHMSALSIIALKIKKTPGVCGGRACVGNTRIPVWTLIGFLHQGATDEDMIQAYPALTIDHLNLVREYYKTHRAEIDSDIREQEMPIRVERLS
- a CDS encoding HEPN domain-containing protein; translation: MKEVDEARAMLSMAEKNLRALKGMDDATVFYDEIFGFHVQQTIAKSLKAWIIAIGVEFPFIHNIARLLAILEENGCDVESFWDLVEYTAYAVNFRYDAAEMTDDPLDRPDASEKAQRLYDHVRKIIDTAPKS
- a CDS encoding type II toxin-antitoxin system HicB family antitoxin — encoded protein: MKQYNACYTPIPSGYMGQLLDWPEVVTEGATIQECTELLQDALNEMIQAYSELGKSIPKL
- a CDS encoding nucleotidyltransferase domain-containing protein, producing the protein METAIREMTRRIIEQFNPIKIVLFGSHARGTAVSDSDIDLLVIKKIEGSKRKERVAIGIALHDIRVPKDIIVASPEEVAKLGNTVGTVLYPALKEGKILYEKTLA
- a CDS encoding Gfo/Idh/MocA family oxidoreductase: MSDLNVGIVGLGWVAGAHIDTFKAVNGANVTAICSRRDHNEDDLAAEYGTPLKAYKNYDDMIADPDIHIIDICTPHKFHADQAVAAAEAGKHLLIEKPICLSYEDLKRVRDAIVAAGVQSCVCFECRFSAHFSMIRSIIDEGLLGELHYGEVDYYHGIGPWYGQFEWNVKKDFAGSSLLTAGCHALDACLFFMDGDVEEVTSLATRSRSDIFEPYEYDTTTVSLLKFANGNAAKVTSCVDCLQPYYFHIHLVGSEGSLLDNRIYSHKLHGMSKERWSTLETSLIDSGDVADHPYEPQFQAFVDGINANEPMPRTNFDIAFETHRVNFAADLSASEGRTVKLSEFD